The following are encoded in a window of Haliaeetus albicilla chromosome 1, bHalAlb1.1, whole genome shotgun sequence genomic DNA:
- the CCDC142 gene encoding coiled-coil domain-containing protein 142 isoform X2, translating into MEDGGPERRGGEPCLQVGEGDGAGLSGLIFLLRTARPPLPPPGDGAARGEPAETGSSSLGGLARSLQKAEAMLRSCVSPGLRRLLPPRPRQRGYDGSEDEEEEEEEETLALLAPLEQSFQGLRRCLCVWEDPRTETFRGHVRPQLGDSSAAFSYHPIHPRVAERGASLHALLQHRHHLRLARDYSRRLKAASDFLRQLLALVEQPEAPTGELGAAWPLRELCQELRMHAGHWSGLRRRMRSDPWLRPLLLHRHESVAHMQRALLLLALHAARLAERHTEARLRGLALASPTAAPSPALLSDLFQGLEIYNQVVGDLALELGTAGCLPAGVAGCHGVAGDRSHAFPAARVLGILAAERGRLVAERLQPLLQLWDGGGGAEHVCWEDATVPWPLECSTTAAADMAPSGREELPGLAGELKALCREDEQLMGLVLGGLVASADSLWHHVLRGPKQEKLAAASPEPLELPVSSPGTAAGPSSAGWKSVRWLDASRTPAAEALHAQYRPLFWGAASAALGHRLGLPHCGAGRTVATARELSRTLAQAHVPQECEEELGRLCLRLLCWGVLWSWERDFTCALGSGLSDTCSGEPVLVAGPVRSRTAWCLQRLYPALAFALRCLRPLPACLPGCPPGSPCLHLQVLGRCLATAQAACSWLMGRACRYLAAWALPQFLLVTQGDLQLLKMETERLVVLVSGTFPEPGDAPPQLPLALLSHQEQHLCQQIRSMAASIQLFSGEVLKMFSTDCKRMSAEIFNQTMPLGKHWRVGLRADLPSSPSAYAAAAAQAVLGQVLQGAQLLPRDAQAPALARVTTAFLEAWMDHILAQRIKFSLQGALQLRQDFELVRELVASERYGLAPETRQSLLSLRVFQQMDGAILCLLQQPGGAAGEAPRPWHSLRRCCSDDGAHPQELGTGSLHGLETLETPAAAAGTPPSTASAEVPARLRSGVPESYLSGSQQQWLSLRLHRARRWRVPGLPCVGNSPES; encoded by the exons AG gcagcagctccctgggggGCCTGGCCCGCTCCCTGCAGAAGGCAGAGGCCATGCTGCGCAGCTGCGTCAGCCCCGGCCTGCGGCGCCTGCTGCCCCCGCGGCCCCGCCAGCGCGGCTACGACGGCAGcgaggatgaagaggaggaagaggaggaagaaacgCTGGCCCTCCTGGCCCCGCTGGAGCAGAGCTTCCAGGGGCTGCGCCGCTGCCTTTGTGTCTGGGAGGACCCCCGCACCGAGACCTTCCGGGGCCACGTGCGGCCCCAGCTCGGCGACAGCAGCGCCGCCTTCTCCTACCACCCCATCCACCCGCGTGTGGCCGAGCGTGGCGCCAGCCTTCAcgccctgctgcagcaccgCCACCACCTCCGCCTCGCCCGCGACTACAGCCGCCGGCTGAAGGCCGCCTCCGACTTTCTCCGCCAGCTCCTGGCACTGGTGGAGCAGCCGGAGGCACCGACGGGGGAGCTGGGGGCCGCCTGGCCACTGCGGGAGCTCTGCCAGGAGCTGCGGATGCACGCCGGCCACTGGAGCGGGCTGCGGCGGCGGATGCGCAGCGACCCGTGGCTGCGgccgctgctgctgcacaggcaCGAGTCGGTGGCACACATGCAACgggcgctgctgctgctggcgctGCATGCTGCACGGCTGGCCGAGCGCCACACCGAGGCGCGGCTGCGGGGGCTGGCGCTGGCCAGCCCCActgccgccccctccccggcactgCTCTCCGACCTCTTCCAGGGCCTGGAGATCTACAACCAGGTGGTGGGCGACCTGGCCCTGGAGCTGGGCACTGCCGGTTGCCTGCCTGCTGGTGTTGCCGGCTGCCACGGGGTCGCGGGGGACCGCTCCCATGCCTTCCCCGCAGCCAGGGTGCTGGGGATACTGGCGGCTGAGCGGGGCCGGCTGGTGGCCGAGCGGCTCCAGCCCCTCCTGCAGCTGTGGGACGGTGGCGGCGGAGCAGAACATGTCTGCTGGGAGGATGCCACGGTGCCTTGGCCCCTGGAGTGCAGCACCACAGCGGCAGCGGACATGGCACCCTCTGGACGGGAGGAGCTGCCGGGCCTCGCTGGGGAGCTGAAGGCACTGTGCAGGGAGGACGAACAGCTGATGGGCCTCGTCCTGGGTGGCTTGGTGGCCTCCGCCGACAGCCTCTGGCACCACGTCCTCCGCGGGCCCAAGCAGGAGAAGCTGGCGGCAGCAAGCCCTGAGCCCCTGGAACTGCCGGTGTCCAGCCCAGGCACGGCTGCTGGGCCAAGCTCTGCCGGCTGGAAGTCGGTGCGGTGGCTGGACGCCTCCCGCACGCCAGCGGCTGAGGCCCTGCATGCCCAGTACCGCCCGCTCTTCTGGGGGGCTGCCAGTGCCGCGCTGGGTCACCGCCTGGGACTGCCACACTGCGGGGCTGGCAGGACTGTGGCCACTGCGAGGGAGCTGAGCCGCACTCTCGCCCAGG cccatgtcCCCCAGGAGTGCGAGGAGGAGCTGGGACGGCTCTGCCTGCGCCTGCTCTGCTGGGGCGTCCTCTGGAGCTGGGAGAGAG ACTTCACCTGCGCCCTGGGCTCGGGTCTGTCCGACACGTGCTCGGGGGAGCCGGTGCTGGTGGCAGGACCAGTGCGGAGCAGGACGGCATGGTGCCTGCAGCGGCTCTACCCAGCCCTAGCCTTCGCCCTGCGCTGCCTGcggcccctgcctgcctgcctgcccg GATGCCCCCCTGGCTCGCCCTGCCTGCACCTGCAGGTGCTGGGCCGCTGCCTGGCCACGGCGCaggctgcctgctcctggctgatGGGCAGAGCCTGCCGGTACCTGGCGGCCTGGGCCCTGCCCCAGTTCCTGCTTGTCACCCAGGGGGATCTGCAG ctgctgaagatggagacagagaggctggtggtgctggtgaGCGGGACCTTCCCAGAGCCTGGGGATGCCCCCCCTCAACTGCCCCTGGCCCTGCTGTCCCACCAGGAGCAACACCTCTGCCAGCAGATTCGCTCCATGGCTGCCAGCATTCAG CTCTTCTCGGGGGAGGTGCTGAAGATGTTCTCCACCGACTGCAAGCGGATGTCGGCGGAGATCTTCAACCAGACCATGCCGCTGGGCAAGCACTGGAGGGTCGGCCTCCGCGCCG AcctgcccagctcccccagcgCATACGCAGCGGCGGCGGCCCAGGCGGTGCTGGGCCAGGTGCTGCAGGGcgcccagctcctgccccgcGATGCCCAGGCGCCTGCCCTGGCCCGGGTGACCACGGCTTTCTTGGAGGCTTGGATGGATCACATCCTGGCCCAGAGGATCAAGTTCAG CCTGCAGGGAGCCTTGCAGCTGCGGCAGGACTTCGAGCTGGTGCGGGAGCTGGTGGCGTCGGAGCGCTACGGGCTGGCCCCCGAGACCCGGCagtccctgctctccctccgAGTCTTCCAGCAGATGGACGGGGCCATCCtctgtctcctgcagcagcccggtggggcggccggggaggccCCCCGCCCCTGGCACTCCCTGCGCCGCTGCT GCTCGGACGACGGTGCCCACCCACAGGAGCTGGGCACGGGCAGCCTGCACGGCCTGGAGACCCTGGAGACgccggcggcagcagcggggaCCCCCCCGTCCACCGCCAGCGCCGAGGTGCCGGCACGGCTACGGAGTGGCGTCCCCGAGTCCTACCTGTcgggcagccagcagcagtggCTGTCGCTGCGGCTTCACCGGGCCCGACGCTGGCGCGTACCCGGACTGCCCTGCGTCGGCAACAGCCCCGAGTCCTGA
- the CCDC142 gene encoding coiled-coil domain-containing protein 142 isoform X3, producing the protein MLRSCVSPGLRRLLPPRPRQRGYDGSEDEEEEEEEETLALLAPLEQSFQGLRRCLCVWEDPRTETFRGHVRPQLGDSSAAFSYHPIHPRVAERGASLHALLQHRHHLRLARDYSRRLKAASDFLRQLLALVEQPEAPTGELGAAWPLRELCQELRMHAGHWSGLRRRMRSDPWLRPLLLHRHESVAHMQRALLLLALHAARLAERHTEARLRGLALASPTAAPSPALLSDLFQGLEIYNQVVGDLALELGTAGCLPAGVAGCHGVAGDRSHAFPAARVLGILAAERGRLVAERLQPLLQLWDGGGGAEHVCWEDATVPWPLECSTTAAADMAPSGREELPGLAGELKALCREDEQLMGLVLGGLVASADSLWHHVLRGPKQEKLAAASPEPLELPVSSPGTAAGPSSAGWKSVRWLDASRTPAAEALHAQYRPLFWGAASAALGHRLGLPHCGAGRTVATARELSRTLAQAHVPQECEEELGRLCLRLLCWGVLWSWERDFTCALGSGLSDTCSGEPVLVAGPVRSRTAWCLQRLYPALAFALRCLRPLPACLPGCPPGSPCLHLQVLGRCLATAQAACSWLMGRACRYLAAWALPQFLLVTQGDLQLLKMETERLVVLVSGTFPEPGDAPPQLPLALLSHQEQHLCQQIRSMAASIQLFSGEVLKMFSTDCKRMSAEIFNQTMPLGKHWRVGLRADLPSSPSAYAAAAAQAVLGQVLQGAQLLPRDAQAPALARVTTAFLEAWMDHILAQRIKFRLGRRCPPTGAGHGQPARPGDPGDAGGSSGDPPVHRQRRGAGTATEWRPRVLPVGQPAAVAVAAASPGPTLARTRTALRRQQPRVLTARGGNKGAEPGVSISVSVSVPFPVPGYGWERIPAPGWLLHSQHGRSIAPTFLPAAACNLSRLQHARTGPRTRWGGL; encoded by the exons ATGCTGCGCAGCTGCGTCAGCCCCGGCCTGCGGCGCCTGCTGCCCCCGCGGCCCCGCCAGCGCGGCTACGACGGCAGcgaggatgaagaggaggaagaggaggaagaaacgCTGGCCCTCCTGGCCCCGCTGGAGCAGAGCTTCCAGGGGCTGCGCCGCTGCCTTTGTGTCTGGGAGGACCCCCGCACCGAGACCTTCCGGGGCCACGTGCGGCCCCAGCTCGGCGACAGCAGCGCCGCCTTCTCCTACCACCCCATCCACCCGCGTGTGGCCGAGCGTGGCGCCAGCCTTCAcgccctgctgcagcaccgCCACCACCTCCGCCTCGCCCGCGACTACAGCCGCCGGCTGAAGGCCGCCTCCGACTTTCTCCGCCAGCTCCTGGCACTGGTGGAGCAGCCGGAGGCACCGACGGGGGAGCTGGGGGCCGCCTGGCCACTGCGGGAGCTCTGCCAGGAGCTGCGGATGCACGCCGGCCACTGGAGCGGGCTGCGGCGGCGGATGCGCAGCGACCCGTGGCTGCGgccgctgctgctgcacaggcaCGAGTCGGTGGCACACATGCAACgggcgctgctgctgctggcgctGCATGCTGCACGGCTGGCCGAGCGCCACACCGAGGCGCGGCTGCGGGGGCTGGCGCTGGCCAGCCCCActgccgccccctccccggcactgCTCTCCGACCTCTTCCAGGGCCTGGAGATCTACAACCAGGTGGTGGGCGACCTGGCCCTGGAGCTGGGCACTGCCGGTTGCCTGCCTGCTGGTGTTGCCGGCTGCCACGGGGTCGCGGGGGACCGCTCCCATGCCTTCCCCGCAGCCAGGGTGCTGGGGATACTGGCGGCTGAGCGGGGCCGGCTGGTGGCCGAGCGGCTCCAGCCCCTCCTGCAGCTGTGGGACGGTGGCGGCGGAGCAGAACATGTCTGCTGGGAGGATGCCACGGTGCCTTGGCCCCTGGAGTGCAGCACCACAGCGGCAGCGGACATGGCACCCTCTGGACGGGAGGAGCTGCCGGGCCTCGCTGGGGAGCTGAAGGCACTGTGCAGGGAGGACGAACAGCTGATGGGCCTCGTCCTGGGTGGCTTGGTGGCCTCCGCCGACAGCCTCTGGCACCACGTCCTCCGCGGGCCCAAGCAGGAGAAGCTGGCGGCAGCAAGCCCTGAGCCCCTGGAACTGCCGGTGTCCAGCCCAGGCACGGCTGCTGGGCCAAGCTCTGCCGGCTGGAAGTCGGTGCGGTGGCTGGACGCCTCCCGCACGCCAGCGGCTGAGGCCCTGCATGCCCAGTACCGCCCGCTCTTCTGGGGGGCTGCCAGTGCCGCGCTGGGTCACCGCCTGGGACTGCCACACTGCGGGGCTGGCAGGACTGTGGCCACTGCGAGGGAGCTGAGCCGCACTCTCGCCCAGG cccatgtcCCCCAGGAGTGCGAGGAGGAGCTGGGACGGCTCTGCCTGCGCCTGCTCTGCTGGGGCGTCCTCTGGAGCTGGGAGAGAG ACTTCACCTGCGCCCTGGGCTCGGGTCTGTCCGACACGTGCTCGGGGGAGCCGGTGCTGGTGGCAGGACCAGTGCGGAGCAGGACGGCATGGTGCCTGCAGCGGCTCTACCCAGCCCTAGCCTTCGCCCTGCGCTGCCTGcggcccctgcctgcctgcctgcccg GATGCCCCCCTGGCTCGCCCTGCCTGCACCTGCAGGTGCTGGGCCGCTGCCTGGCCACGGCGCaggctgcctgctcctggctgatGGGCAGAGCCTGCCGGTACCTGGCGGCCTGGGCCCTGCCCCAGTTCCTGCTTGTCACCCAGGGGGATCTGCAG ctgctgaagatggagacagagaggctggtggtgctggtgaGCGGGACCTTCCCAGAGCCTGGGGATGCCCCCCCTCAACTGCCCCTGGCCCTGCTGTCCCACCAGGAGCAACACCTCTGCCAGCAGATTCGCTCCATGGCTGCCAGCATTCAG CTCTTCTCGGGGGAGGTGCTGAAGATGTTCTCCACCGACTGCAAGCGGATGTCGGCGGAGATCTTCAACCAGACCATGCCGCTGGGCAAGCACTGGAGGGTCGGCCTCCGCGCCG AcctgcccagctcccccagcgCATACGCAGCGGCGGCGGCCCAGGCGGTGCTGGGCCAGGTGCTGCAGGGcgcccagctcctgccccgcGATGCCCAGGCGCCTGCCCTGGCCCGGGTGACCACGGCTTTCTTGGAGGCTTGGATGGATCACATCCTGGCCCAGAGGATCAAGTTCAG GCTCGGACGACGGTGCCCACCCACAGGAGCTGGGCACGGGCAGCCTGCACGGCCTGGAGACCCTGGAGACgccggcggcagcagcggggaCCCCCCCGTCCACCGCCAGCGCCGAGGTGCCGGCACGGCTACGGAGTGGCGTCCCCGAGTCCTACCTGTcgggcagccagcagcagtggCTGTCGCTGCGGCTTCACCGGGCCCGACGCTGGCGCGTACCCGGACTGCCCTGCGTCGGCAACAGCCCCGAGTCCTGACCGCGCGCGGTGGCAATA